One window from the genome of Gemmatimonadaceae bacterium encodes:
- a CDS encoding carbonic anhydrase → MISAREALARLQEGNRRFVSRIGTHQPALQDSRPFELAMEQQPFAIVLGCSDARVPAEIVFDQGLGDLFVIRVAGNIVAPSQIGSVEFAASRFGTPLVVVLGHSQCGAVLATIEELQRPAETQSRHLRSIVDRVRPSVEGLLRTELRHDMEALVRHAVRANVSLAASHLRYGSEVLEQLIQDDRLRVVGAEYSLETGVVEFFDGVNLD, encoded by the coding sequence ATGATATCTGCCCGAGAAGCCCTCGCCCGACTGCAGGAGGGCAACCGCCGATTCGTGTCCCGCATCGGGACGCACCAGCCCGCGCTTCAGGACTCGCGGCCCTTCGAACTGGCCATGGAGCAGCAGCCGTTCGCCATCGTCCTCGGATGCTCGGACGCGCGCGTGCCCGCCGAGATCGTGTTCGATCAGGGATTGGGCGACCTGTTCGTGATCCGCGTGGCCGGCAACATCGTGGCGCCGTCGCAGATCGGGAGCGTGGAGTTCGCGGCTTCGCGGTTCGGCACACCGCTGGTGGTGGTGCTCGGCCATTCGCAGTGCGGCGCGGTGCTGGCGACGATCGAAGAGTTGCAGCGGCCCGCCGAGACCCAGTCGCGGCATCTGCGCTCGATCGTCGATCGGGTGCGTCCGTCGGTGGAGGGGTTGCTGCGCACCGAACTGCGCCACGACATGGAGGCGCTGGTGCGTCACGCGGTGCGCGCCAACGTGAGCCTGGCGGCCAGCCACCTGCGCTACGGGTCCGAGGTGCTCGAACAGTTGATTCAGGACGACCGCCTCCGCGTGGTGGGCGCCGAGTATTCGCTGGAAACCGGCGTGGTCGAGTTCTTCGATGGCGTGAACCTGGACTGA
- a CDS encoding amidase family protein: MNTRRQFLIQAPIGLLGVLAACRGDEPKPGTQTTTPGAPPAFNTAPAAGPEVSPATFAEAEKLVQVQLTDAQRTMAAKSWRTSMAGVLERRTGPRKIALEPELAPATVWNPILPGQTPGPARDRFARSAGDPGPLPSNDEDIAFAPVTRLSRWIETRKLTSERLTRIYLDRIKRLNPKINCIITLTDEHALAQAKQADREIAAGKYRGPLHGIPFGVKDLLDTAGIATTYGAEPFRNRVPTADSAVVKRLDDAGAVLVAKLSMGALALNDIWFGGQTMNPWLLQEGASGSSAGPGAATAAGLVGFAIGSETQGSIISPSMRCGVTGLRPTYGRVPRTGAMTLCWTLDKLGPMARSVEDTMLVLRAISGPDAGDVASLPSRLDYDASAPVKGLRVGYFPAWMKEAPATDVDRAALDLVGELGMVATPVAIPDWPYDSLNVMLFAEAAAAFEELTLSGQADQMKMQVPDAWPNVFREARFLSAVDFVQGDRLRRKVADEMARVMAQVDLLLVPSLRDEMLVVSNNTGHPSLTLRTGFVQVSEARSDWAPDPAHPLPKFSPPRRVPHGVTLVGRLFDEGTVARAGLALERKANVAGERPPGF; this comes from the coding sequence ATGAATACCCGCCGCCAGTTTCTGATCCAGGCTCCCATCGGTCTGCTCGGCGTGCTCGCCGCGTGTCGCGGCGACGAACCGAAGCCCGGCACGCAGACCACGACGCCGGGTGCGCCCCCGGCGTTCAACACGGCGCCCGCCGCGGGGCCCGAAGTGTCGCCTGCCACGTTCGCCGAGGCGGAGAAGCTCGTGCAGGTGCAGTTGACCGATGCGCAGCGCACGATGGCGGCGAAGAGCTGGCGCACCTCGATGGCCGGTGTGCTCGAACGCCGCACCGGTCCGCGGAAGATCGCCCTCGAACCGGAACTCGCACCGGCCACGGTCTGGAATCCCATTTTGCCGGGCCAGACGCCGGGCCCCGCGCGCGACCGATTCGCGCGCAGTGCCGGCGATCCGGGGCCGCTACCCTCGAACGACGAGGATATCGCGTTCGCACCGGTCACCAGGCTCTCCCGGTGGATCGAGACGCGGAAACTCACCTCCGAGCGCCTCACGCGCATCTACCTGGACCGCATCAAGCGGCTCAATCCGAAGATCAACTGCATCATCACGCTCACCGACGAGCACGCGCTGGCGCAGGCGAAGCAGGCCGACCGGGAGATCGCCGCCGGCAAGTACCGCGGGCCGCTGCATGGCATCCCGTTCGGCGTGAAGGACCTGCTCGACACCGCGGGCATCGCCACGACGTACGGCGCCGAGCCGTTCCGCAATCGGGTGCCCACGGCCGACTCCGCCGTCGTGAAGCGGCTGGACGACGCGGGCGCCGTGCTGGTCGCCAAGCTCAGCATGGGCGCGCTGGCGCTCAACGACATCTGGTTCGGCGGCCAGACCATGAATCCGTGGCTGCTGCAGGAGGGCGCTTCGGGATCGAGCGCCGGGCCCGGCGCCGCGACCGCGGCCGGCCTGGTGGGCTTCGCGATCGGCAGCGAGACGCAGGGCAGCATCATCAGTCCGAGCATGCGGTGCGGGGTGACGGGGCTCCGCCCCACGTACGGTCGGGTGCCGCGCACCGGCGCGATGACGCTCTGCTGGACGCTCGACAAGCTGGGCCCGATGGCCCGCTCGGTGGAGGACACGATGCTCGTGCTGCGGGCGATCTCGGGGCCGGATGCCGGCGACGTGGCCAGCCTGCCCAGCCGTCTGGATTACGACGCGAGCGCGCCGGTGAAGGGGCTGCGCGTGGGCTACTTCCCGGCGTGGATGAAGGAAGCACCGGCCACCGACGTGGACCGGGCCGCGCTGGACCTCGTGGGCGAACTCGGCATGGTGGCCACCCCGGTCGCGATCCCCGACTGGCCATACGACTCTCTGAATGTCATGCTGTTCGCCGAGGCCGCGGCGGCGTTCGAGGAGCTGACGCTGAGCGGACAGGCCGACCAGATGAAGATGCAGGTGCCCGACGCCTGGCCCAATGTGTTCCGCGAGGCGCGCTTTCTCTCGGCGGTGGACTTCGTGCAGGGCGATCGCCTGCGGCGCAAAGTGGCCGACGAGATGGCGCGCGTGATGGCCCAGGTGGACCTGTTGCTCGTGCCATCGCTGCGCGACGAGATGCTCGTGGTCTCGAACAACACCGGGCACCCGTCGCTCACGCTGCGCACCGGGTTCGTGCAGGTCTCGGAGGCGCGCAGCGACTGGGCGCCCGATCCGGCGCACCCACTGCCGAAATTCTCGCCCCCGCGGCGCGTGCCGCACGGCGTGACGCTCGTGGGCCGGTTGTTCGACGAGGGCACGGTCGCGCGCGCGGGATTGGCCCTCGAGCGCAAGGCCAACGTGGCGGGCGAGCGGCCGCCGGGGTTCTGA
- a CDS encoding glycosyl hydrolase — protein sequence MTRLTIALTKTRSLFTAALTAAIIMAPGRAAAQTAVAGPPLSALRWRSVGPYVGGRVVTVSGDPGNPNLFYMGAVDGGIWKSTDYGIRWTNVSDSTLPGTSNSIGAIAVAPSNPRVLYAGTGESDIRGDMISGDGVFRSADGGKTWARAGLEDTHTISNLVIDPKNPDVVYASSMGHVFTPDQYRGVFKTTNGGRTWTRVLFVNDSTGAINLVMDPQHPNVLYAAMWQAYRKPWTLVSGGAGSGIYKTTDGGAHWTNISRHPGLPHEMLGKIGITVAASDPDVVYTIIQAKNGGVFRSGDGGATWKRVNAEWKLRQRAFYYMAIFADPTNPNTVYMPEVDGLFVSHDGAKTFTPLHPPHGDNHVVWINPHDPKILLEGNDGGATVSTDGGKTWSTEHNQPTGQFYHVNLDDQFPFHMYGAQQDEGSVGGPSATSQQSVPLSAWTSTAYGESTPSVPQPGQPNLTYGAGYFSIFLRRDQSTEEYQSVSPWPNYQEGASSAELKYRFAWTHPILFSPADPNELLIGSQYVMKSDDHGQTWQTISPDLTRNDPATEVPSGGPIDLDQSSAEVYPYVSAIAVSPMDGQEIWAGSSDGLVHVTTDGGAHWQAVTPPGLPTWSDVSSIEPSHVDRGTAYLTVERYMWDDFTPYVFKTTDLGQHWTPITQGVSHDDYVFAVRQDPNDADLLFLATKRTVYVTLDGGTRWQPLSLNLPPVQVRDVAINTRQGDVVIATHGRAFWILDNLALLEQMTRRSAPPADSAALFTPQQAWLTHAYGSGGGRGGGDAGENPPFGATVFFQVPSNYDGKTPVTLSFTDAQGRMIRQFDLHPKAKVTPTAAQLEQESPPQRKLAAEQRLTGIAPGMNRFQWDLRYPDATEVTGFEPPIAAGGLPDEVDGPMVTPGSYRVVLRYGGHEMTQTFDVALDPRIHTGQEALESRLALQLKIHGALDSLDRTINRAIEVRDRLAAGGRPAAVLDTAIKGLVQLDLHSSEGSLLHETKLRSHLAYLAADIDLAYAAPTPAQFSVFEDLDQQARAGEERLRAAIRQSGGIQ from the coding sequence ATGACACGCCTCACCATCGCGCTCACCAAGACCCGCTCGCTGTTCACCGCCGCCCTGACCGCCGCCATCATCATGGCGCCGGGAAGGGCCGCCGCTCAGACGGCCGTCGCCGGCCCGCCGCTCAGCGCCCTGCGCTGGCGCAGCGTGGGCCCGTACGTCGGCGGCCGCGTCGTGACCGTGAGCGGGGACCCGGGAAATCCCAATCTTTTCTATATGGGCGCCGTGGACGGCGGCATCTGGAAGAGCACGGACTACGGCATCCGATGGACCAACGTCTCCGACAGCACCTTGCCGGGCACGAGCAACAGCATCGGCGCGATCGCCGTGGCGCCGTCCAACCCGCGCGTCCTCTACGCCGGCACCGGCGAGAGCGACATTCGCGGCGACATGATCTCGGGCGACGGGGTCTTCCGATCGGCGGATGGCGGCAAGACGTGGGCGCGCGCCGGCCTCGAGGACACGCACACGATCAGTAATCTCGTCATCGATCCCAAGAACCCGGACGTCGTGTACGCCTCGTCCATGGGGCACGTGTTCACACCGGACCAGTACCGGGGCGTGTTCAAGACCACCAACGGCGGTCGCACCTGGACGCGCGTGCTGTTCGTCAACGACAGCACCGGCGCGATCAACCTGGTCATGGACCCGCAGCACCCGAACGTGCTGTATGCTGCCATGTGGCAGGCCTACCGGAAGCCCTGGACGCTGGTGAGCGGAGGCGCGGGGAGCGGGATCTACAAGACCACCGATGGCGGCGCGCACTGGACCAACATCTCCCGCCATCCGGGCCTGCCGCACGAGATGCTCGGCAAGATCGGCATCACCGTGGCGGCGAGCGATCCCGACGTGGTCTACACCATCATCCAGGCCAAGAACGGCGGCGTGTTCCGCTCCGGCGACGGCGGCGCCACCTGGAAGCGCGTGAACGCGGAATGGAAACTCCGGCAACGCGCGTTCTACTACATGGCGATCTTCGCCGATCCGACGAATCCCAACACGGTGTACATGCCCGAAGTGGACGGCCTGTTCGTGTCCCACGACGGCGCCAAGACGTTCACGCCGCTCCACCCGCCGCACGGGGACAATCACGTGGTCTGGATCAATCCCCACGATCCGAAGATCCTGCTCGAGGGCAATGACGGGGGCGCCACGGTCTCCACCGACGGCGGCAAGACCTGGAGCACCGAACACAACCAGCCCACGGGGCAGTTCTACCACGTGAATCTGGACGACCAGTTCCCGTTCCACATGTACGGCGCGCAACAGGACGAGGGCTCGGTGGGCGGACCAAGCGCGACGAGCCAGCAGAGCGTGCCATTGAGCGCCTGGACGTCCACGGCATACGGCGAGAGCACGCCGTCGGTGCCCCAACCGGGCCAGCCCAATCTCACGTACGGCGCCGGCTACTTCAGCATCTTCCTCAGGCGCGATCAGTCCACGGAAGAGTACCAGAGCGTCAGCCCCTGGCCGAACTATCAGGAAGGCGCGTCGTCGGCCGAACTCAAGTACCGCTTCGCCTGGACGCACCCGATCCTCTTCTCACCGGCCGATCCGAACGAACTCCTGATCGGTTCGCAGTACGTGATGAAGAGCGACGACCACGGACAGACCTGGCAGACGATCAGCCCGGACCTCACGCGCAACGACCCGGCCACCGAAGTCCCGAGCGGCGGCCCGATCGACCTCGATCAGTCGAGCGCCGAGGTCTATCCCTACGTGTCGGCCATCGCGGTCTCCCCGATGGACGGCCAAGAGATCTGGGCCGGCTCGTCCGACGGGCTCGTGCACGTGACCACCGACGGCGGCGCGCACTGGCAGGCCGTGACCCCGCCGGGGTTGCCCACCTGGTCGGACGTCAGCTCCATCGAGCCGTCGCACGTGGACCGCGGAACCGCCTATCTCACGGTTGAACGCTACATGTGGGATGACTTCACCCCCTACGTGTTCAAGACCACGGACCTGGGCCAGCACTGGACGCCGATCACCCAGGGCGTGTCGCACGACGATTACGTGTTCGCGGTCCGGCAGGACCCGAACGATGCCGATCTGCTGTTCCTCGCGACCAAGCGCACCGTGTACGTGACGCTCGACGGCGGGACGCGGTGGCAGCCGCTGTCGCTCAACCTTCCTCCCGTGCAGGTGCGCGACGTGGCCATCAACACCCGCCAGGGCGACGTGGTGATCGCCACGCACGGGCGCGCGTTCTGGATACTGGACAACCTCGCGCTGCTCGAGCAGATGACCAGACGCTCGGCGCCGCCCGCCGACAGCGCGGCGCTGTTCACGCCGCAGCAGGCGTGGCTGACGCACGCCTACGGATCCGGCGGCGGACGCGGTGGAGGCGACGCCGGAGAGAATCCGCCGTTCGGTGCCACGGTGTTCTTCCAGGTTCCGTCCAACTACGATGGCAAGACGCCCGTGACCCTGTCGTTCACCGACGCTCAGGGCCGGATGATCCGGCAGTTCGATCTCCACCCGAAAGCGAAGGTCACGCCCACGGCCGCGCAGTTGGAACAGGAGAGTCCCCCGCAGCGGAAGCTCGCGGCGGAGCAACGGCTCACGGGCATCGCGCCCGGCATGAACCGCTTCCAGTGGGATCTGCGCTACCCCGACGCCACCGAGGTCACCGGATTCGAGCCGCCGATCGCTGCCGGCGGACTGCCCGACGAGGTGGACGGGCCGATGGTCACCCCCGGGAGCTACCGGGTGGTGTTGCGCTACGGCGGGCACGAGATGACGCAGACGTTCGACGTGGCGCTCGATCCCAGAATTCACACCGGTCAGGAAGCACTCGAGAGCCGGCTGGCCCTCCAGCTCAAGATCCACGGCGCGCTGGATTCGCTCGATCGGACCATCAATCGCGCGATCGAGGTGCGCGATCGGCTCGCGGCCGGCGGCCGGCCGGCCGCGGTACTGGACACCGCCATCAAGGGCCTCGTGCAGCTCGACCTGCATTCCAGCGAGGGGAGTCTGCTGCACGAGACCAAGCTGCGCAGCCACCTGGCCTATCTCGCGGCCGACATCGATCTGGCCTACGCCGCACCGACCCCCGCCCAGTTCTCGGTATTCGAGGACCTGGACCAGCAGGCCAGAGCCGGCGAGGAGCGCCTGCGCGCGGCCATCCGGCAGTCCGGGGGCATCCAATGA
- a CDS encoding DUF2784 domain-containing protein encodes MGYRWAADAIVAVHFGFVAFVVLGGLLCLRWPRAAWVHVPAVVWGAFVEYSGVICPLTPLEVSLRERGREVGYAGGFVEHYLIPILYPHGLTHHVQVILGTFVLVLNVAIYLDVIRRWRRSTPAGRR; translated from the coding sequence ATGGGCTACCGGTGGGCGGCCGATGCGATCGTGGCGGTGCACTTCGGATTCGTGGCGTTCGTGGTGCTGGGTGGCCTGCTGTGCCTCCGCTGGCCGCGCGCCGCGTGGGTCCACGTGCCCGCCGTGGTGTGGGGCGCATTCGTCGAGTACAGCGGGGTGATCTGTCCGCTTACGCCGCTCGAAGTGTCGTTACGCGAGCGCGGCCGGGAAGTGGGCTACGCGGGCGGATTCGTGGAGCACTATCTCATCCCCATCCTCTACCCTCACGGGCTCACCCATCACGTGCAGGTGATCCTGGGCACGTTCGTCCTCGTGCTCAATGTGGCGATCTACCTCGACGTGATCAGGCGCTGGCGGCGCTCGACGCCAGCCGGCCGGCGCTGA